Proteins from a genomic interval of Pseudomonas sp. RC10:
- a CDS encoding aldose epimerase family protein yields the protein MRKTLIPAIGLTLLVSALQAHAGAGLTAEHAAFGKLPDGTSVEKYVLRNSLGMQATVLTYGGTLQSLLIPDKHGKTEDVVLGFDDIDGYLNGTAYFGATIGRFGNRLADGKFTLDGKRYQVPQNDKTNALHGGTKGFDKQIWKAEQIKDKGWVGVKLTYVSADGEMGFPGTLKTEVTYSLNEKNELRIQYHATTDKPTVLNLTNHSYFNLAGAGNGDVLDQVAIVHASHYTPVTEKLIPTGELPTVTGTPLDFLKPVAFGKRIREDNQQLKFAEPTQGGYDHNWVLDNKGKLSNLAADVVDPKSGRRLQLFTTEPGVQLYTGNFLDGTVKGKAGKIYPHWGAFTLETQHFPDSPNQPNFPSTRLDPGKAYTQTTVFRFSSK from the coding sequence ATGAGGAAGACGCTTATCCCTGCTATCGGACTGACCCTGCTGGTCTCTGCCCTTCAAGCCCATGCAGGCGCCGGGCTCACGGCCGAACACGCCGCATTCGGCAAACTGCCAGACGGCACCTCCGTGGAAAAATACGTGCTGCGCAACAGCCTTGGCATGCAGGCCACGGTGCTGACCTACGGCGGCACGCTGCAATCGCTGCTGATTCCGGACAAACACGGCAAGACTGAAGACGTAGTCCTCGGTTTCGATGACATCGACGGCTACCTCAACGGCACGGCGTATTTCGGCGCCACCATCGGCCGCTTCGGCAATCGCCTGGCCGACGGCAAATTCACCCTCGACGGCAAGCGCTACCAAGTCCCGCAGAACGACAAGACCAATGCCCTGCACGGGGGAACGAAAGGGTTCGACAAGCAAATCTGGAAAGCCGAGCAGATCAAGGACAAGGGCTGGGTGGGCGTCAAGCTGACCTATGTTTCGGCTGACGGCGAGATGGGTTTTCCGGGGACGTTGAAAACCGAAGTGACCTACAGCCTCAACGAAAAGAACGAACTGCGCATTCAGTACCACGCCACCACCGACAAACCCACGGTGCTGAACCTGACCAACCACAGCTACTTCAACCTTGCGGGTGCGGGCAATGGCGACGTGCTTGATCAGGTCGCCATTGTTCATGCCAGTCATTACACACCGGTCACTGAAAAGCTGATCCCGACGGGCGAACTGCCCACCGTGACCGGTACCCCGCTGGACTTCCTCAAGCCGGTCGCTTTTGGCAAGCGCATTCGTGAGGACAACCAGCAACTGAAATTCGCCGAACCGACTCAAGGCGGCTACGACCACAACTGGGTGCTGGATAACAAAGGCAAACTGTCAAATCTGGCGGCCGACGTGGTTGATCCGAAATCGGGGCGCCGCCTGCAGTTGTTCACCACCGAACCGGGCGTGCAGCTCTACACCGGCAACTTCCTCGACGGCACGGTGAAAGGCAAGGCTGGCAAGATTTACCCGCACTGGGGCGCCTTTACTCTCGAAACCCAACACTTCCCGGACTCCCCGAACCAGCCGAACTTCCCGTCCACACGACTCGATCCGGGCAAGGCGTATACCCAGACGACGGTGTTCAGGTTTTCCAGCAAATAG
- a CDS encoding DUF6555 family protein, whose product MAQYKHFRIDYLLHGKYKSFYISAEAMDNASAWHWASVDAGFGQIPKYRSDKVPKVSKPKAEQLGLTDVEWAES is encoded by the coding sequence GTGGCACAGTACAAGCATTTCAGAATCGATTACCTGCTGCATGGCAAGTACAAAAGCTTCTACATCAGCGCCGAAGCCATGGACAACGCATCCGCCTGGCATTGGGCGTCGGTGGACGCAGGATTCGGGCAAATACCCAAATACCGTTCGGACAAGGTGCCGAAAGTCAGCAAGCCCAAGGCTGAACAACTCGGGTTGACTGACGTGGAATGGGCGGAATCCTGA
- a CDS encoding ABC transporter substrate-binding protein, translating to MTLSRFLRRSLASLALLTPLAHAATPVTLVVGDQNYYNVRASVEASGVLKDAPYTVEWKHFQSAAPVAEGLEAGALDLGFLGDSGFIFLAAKGAPVKLIGVSRQNPDTIALLVPKDSPAKTIQDLKSKKVAYWPGAWSQQLTLRALEKAGLPKDYVEFVKLMPIDAAAALPQGSIDAFPVWEPYISQQQVFSGARPIITARGLMPGLSSIAANANAIEPKRAAISDFLGRLQKARAWVQANKEAYADLWAKKANLDQAVSRHWIGQADMSVGPVDDGAAKDYQGTADFLVQTGALPKPFDTHSVIDTSFSAAFH from the coding sequence ATGACCCTGTCCCGTTTCCTGCGTCGCAGCCTCGCATCCCTGGCCTTGCTGACCCCGCTCGCCCACGCCGCCACGCCCGTCACCCTGGTCGTAGGCGATCAGAATTATTACAACGTCCGCGCTTCGGTGGAGGCTTCCGGCGTCCTCAAGGACGCGCCTTACACCGTGGAATGGAAACATTTCCAGTCCGCCGCCCCGGTGGCTGAAGGCCTGGAAGCAGGCGCCCTCGATTTGGGTTTCCTTGGCGATTCAGGCTTCATCTTCCTTGCCGCCAAAGGGGCACCGGTCAAGCTGATCGGCGTGTCCCGACAAAACCCCGACACCATCGCCCTGCTGGTGCCCAAGGACTCTCCGGCAAAAACCATTCAGGACCTGAAAAGCAAGAAGGTCGCTTACTGGCCCGGGGCCTGGAGCCAGCAACTGACGTTGCGCGCGCTGGAAAAAGCGGGTTTGCCCAAGGATTACGTAGAATTCGTCAAACTGATGCCGATTGACGCCGCCGCAGCTTTGCCCCAAGGCAGCATCGATGCGTTCCCGGTGTGGGAACCGTACATCTCGCAACAACAGGTGTTTTCCGGTGCGCGTCCGATCATCACCGCACGCGGCCTGATGCCTGGGCTGTCGAGCATCGCGGCGAATGCCAACGCCATCGAACCCAAGCGCGCCGCGATCAGCGACTTCCTCGGCCGATTGCAGAAAGCCCGGGCATGGGTGCAGGCCAACAAAGAGGCCTACGCGGACCTGTGGGCGAAGAAAGCCAATCTGGATCAGGCGGTGTCACGTCACTGGATCGGCCAAGCTGACATGAGCGTCGGACCGGTAGACGATGGCGCGGCGAAAGACTATCAAGGCACCGCTGATTTCCTCGTGCAAACCGGCGCACTGCCCAAGCCGTTCGACACACACAGCGTAATCGACACGTCGTTTAGCGCCGCCTTTCACTGA
- a CDS encoding YXWGXW repeat-containing protein, translating to MRAARSLAKLRYALILPVALAALASTPTYAREEIIIRQAPPPVRMEPVPVARPGYAWDQGHWRWQGRGYVWVPGHWQPVRHNGRWQPGHWEARGPNWYWIEGRWLR from the coding sequence ATGAGAGCAGCACGATCTCTGGCGAAGTTACGCTATGCCTTGATCCTTCCGGTCGCCCTCGCCGCCCTGGCCAGCACCCCGACCTACGCCCGTGAAGAAATCATCATTCGCCAGGCGCCTCCGCCCGTGCGCATGGAGCCTGTTCCCGTGGCTCGGCCTGGCTATGCGTGGGATCAGGGCCACTGGCGCTGGCAGGGACGCGGCTACGTCTGGGTGCCGGGGCACTGGCAGCCGGTGCGTCACAACGGCCGTTGGCAGCCGGGACATTGGGAAGCCCGTGGCCCGAACTGGTATTGGATAGAAGGTCGCTGGCTGCGCTGA
- a CDS encoding RNA polymerase sigma factor: MSRHAVLKDIDPDIELLTRIGNNEPEAVNEMVSRKLPRLLALASRLLGDADEARDVTQESFIKLWKAAASWRSGQARFDTWLHRVTLNLCYDRLRRRKEQPLDDDRLLQEMTDPSPGADEQVETDAQRALMSAALAALPDRQREAIVLQYYQELSNIEAAALMDISVDALESLLSRARRNLRRYLTEAEGADSHTAVSPGLPQGEKRHDA, from the coding sequence CTGTCGAGACATGCCGTATTGAAAGACATTGATCCGGACATCGAGCTGTTGACCCGCATCGGCAACAACGAACCGGAAGCCGTCAATGAGATGGTGTCGCGCAAGCTCCCGCGCCTGCTGGCACTCGCCAGCCGCTTACTGGGCGATGCGGACGAAGCCCGCGACGTGACGCAGGAAAGCTTCATCAAGCTCTGGAAAGCGGCCGCCAGTTGGCGCAGCGGACAGGCGCGGTTCGACACCTGGCTGCACCGCGTCACGCTGAACCTGTGCTACGACCGGCTGCGGCGCCGCAAAGAACAGCCGCTGGACGATGACAGGCTGTTGCAGGAAATGACCGATCCTTCGCCCGGCGCTGACGAACAGGTGGAGACCGACGCGCAGCGCGCCTTGATGAGCGCAGCGCTGGCAGCCTTGCCGGACCGCCAGCGCGAGGCCATCGTGTTGCAGTATTACCAGGAGCTGTCGAACATCGAAGCGGCGGCGCTCATGGACATCAGCGTCGACGCACTCGAAAGCCTGCTGTCCCGAGCGAGGCGCAACCTGCGCCGTTATTTGACCGAGGCTGAGGGTGCCGATTCGCACACCGCCGTCAGCCCGGGTCTACCTCAAGGAGAGAAACGCCATGACGCCTGA
- a CDS encoding periplasmic heavy metal sensor, with protein MSQSPQRLKRLLIASLLANVFLVGGVVGGLYQWSQHPRPAPAVVQHGLRQAIAHLPQERRHQLRQMLRETRADNQSLIMASRDAHRDVVQRLKAPSLDRDALDADLDRARTADITLRTRVDATLADFAASLPVEQRQVLADAMTARRQGKAANTAKD; from the coding sequence ATGAGCCAGTCCCCGCAACGCTTGAAACGTCTGCTGATCGCGTCGTTGCTCGCCAATGTGTTTCTGGTGGGCGGCGTGGTGGGCGGTCTGTATCAATGGTCGCAGCACCCACGGCCAGCGCCCGCAGTGGTGCAACATGGCTTGCGTCAGGCGATCGCCCATCTGCCCCAGGAACGCCGCCATCAACTGCGTCAGATGCTGCGCGAGACCCGCGCCGACAATCAATCGCTGATCATGGCCAGCCGAGATGCCCACCGAGACGTCGTCCAGCGCCTGAAAGCGCCGTCCCTCGACCGCGATGCACTGGATGCGGACCTGGATCGTGCACGAACCGCCGACATCACGCTGCGCACCCGCGTGGATGCCACCCTCGCTGACTTCGCGGCGAGTTTGCCCGTCGAACAGCGGCAAGTGCTGGCCGACGCCATGACCGCTCGCCGTCAAGGCAAAGCGGCCAATACAGCAAAAGACTGA
- a CDS encoding tellurite resistance TerB family protein — MNTSDLLEQLLRASQGSATQQRGNETGQGGLGGLLGGLLGGRSGGASAGGGLGGLGGLLGGLLGGGGLAGRPAGGAQTRSGSSNYAMLASLGMMAFQAYQTWQRQQASAPQEAPRTVDQLAGPEAEDHSHAILRALIAAAKADGTIDEHEQDMIRKEIARHADDPQLQQWLDAEVAKPLDAAEVAQAADGEPGMAAEMYLASVLLVDDQQDAERNYLDELAAALSIDPQLQLHLEQQAKSAPA, encoded by the coding sequence ATGAACACCAGCGATTTGCTGGAACAACTCTTGCGCGCCAGTCAGGGGTCGGCGACGCAGCAACGTGGCAACGAAACAGGGCAAGGCGGGCTGGGCGGATTACTGGGCGGTCTGTTGGGTGGCCGCTCAGGCGGTGCGAGCGCTGGCGGTGGGCTGGGCGGACTGGGCGGTCTGCTGGGCGGCTTGCTCGGCGGCGGAGGGCTGGCGGGCCGACCCGCCGGTGGCGCACAGACCCGGTCGGGGTCGAGCAATTACGCGATGTTGGCCTCTCTCGGCATGATGGCGTTTCAGGCCTACCAGACGTGGCAGCGGCAACAGGCATCCGCGCCACAGGAGGCACCGCGCACGGTCGATCAACTGGCCGGGCCGGAAGCTGAGGATCACAGCCATGCCATCCTGCGTGCCCTGATCGCGGCCGCCAAGGCTGACGGCACTATCGACGAGCACGAGCAGGACATGATCCGCAAGGAAATCGCCCGCCACGCCGACGACCCGCAGTTGCAACAGTGGCTGGACGCAGAAGTCGCCAAGCCATTGGACGCTGCCGAAGTCGCCCAGGCCGCTGATGGCGAGCCAGGGATGGCCGCTGAAATGTACCTGGCCAGTGTGCTACTGGTGGACGATCAACAAGACGCCGAGCGCAATTACCTTGACGAGCTCGCCGCCGCGCTCAGCATCGATCCTCAGCTCCAGCTGCACCTGGAGCAACAGGCCAAAAGCGCACCGGCCTGA
- a CDS encoding HAD-IA family hydrolase — MQDTHTFAAFLFDMDGTLTNSIAAAERVWTQWAVSKGLDVEELLSTIHGVRCVDTMRRLNLPGVDPEREAERLAQMETDDVEGVVSIEGAARFLAALPPDRWAVVTSAPRLLAERRIQAAGLPLPNIMVSAEDVEQGKPAPDCFLLAAKKLGVKPEDCLVFEDAPAGIAAAEAAGAKVMVITATHKHVIETPHPGLTSYDAYTVSITDQGWLALKPQ, encoded by the coding sequence ATGCAGGACACCCACACATTCGCCGCCTTTCTGTTCGACATGGACGGCACGCTCACCAATTCCATCGCCGCAGCGGAACGGGTCTGGACCCAATGGGCCGTGAGCAAAGGGCTGGATGTCGAAGAACTGCTGTCCACCATCCACGGCGTGCGTTGCGTCGACACGATGCGTCGGCTGAACCTGCCCGGCGTGGACCCTGAACGCGAAGCCGAACGGCTCGCCCAGATGGAAACCGACGATGTCGAAGGCGTGGTGTCCATCGAGGGTGCCGCCCGATTTCTCGCGGCACTGCCGCCTGACCGCTGGGCCGTGGTGACGTCTGCGCCACGCCTGCTGGCCGAACGCCGGATTCAGGCGGCGGGCTTGCCTTTGCCGAACATCATGGTCTCGGCTGAGGACGTCGAGCAGGGGAAACCGGCACCGGACTGCTTTCTGTTGGCGGCGAAAAAACTGGGGGTGAAACCGGAGGACTGTCTGGTGTTCGAAGATGCGCCGGCCGGAATTGCCGCAGCAGAAGCCGCCGGAGCAAAGGTCATGGTGATCACCGCAACTCACAAGCATGTGATCGAGACGCCGCATCCGGGCCTGACCAGCTACGACGCCTACACCGTCTCCATCACCGATCAGGGATGGCTGGCACTGAAGCCGCAATGA
- a CDS encoding S-methyl-5'-thioinosine phosphorylase: MTVYAIIGGTGLAQLEGLTIRQSLAMSTPYGEPSGEVQVGEFGGREVMFLARHGHPHRLPPHKVNYRANLWALKQAGAQAILAVNAVGGINADMGTGHFCVPHDLVDYTSGREHTYFADDLERVTHIDFTQPYSQALRERLVDALKAEGSPFSDYGVYGCTQGPRLETAAEILRLERDGCDIVGMTGMPEAALARELELNYACLALVVNPAAGKSSSVITMAEIDQALQKGIGTVKSVLARVLNAA, encoded by the coding sequence ATGACGGTTTACGCGATCATCGGCGGCACAGGGCTGGCGCAACTGGAGGGGCTGACGATTCGTCAGTCTCTGGCCATGAGCACGCCCTATGGCGAGCCGTCGGGCGAGGTTCAGGTGGGCGAGTTTGGCGGACGAGAAGTGATGTTTCTGGCCCGCCACGGTCATCCCCATCGTCTGCCGCCGCACAAGGTCAACTACCGCGCCAATCTGTGGGCGTTGAAGCAGGCCGGGGCGCAGGCGATTCTGGCGGTCAACGCGGTGGGCGGTATTAACGCTGACATGGGCACGGGACATTTCTGCGTGCCCCATGATCTGGTGGACTACACCAGTGGTCGTGAGCACACCTATTTTGCCGATGATTTGGAGCGGGTCACCCACATCGATTTCACCCAGCCGTACAGCCAGGCGCTGCGCGAGCGGTTGGTCGACGCGTTGAAAGCCGAAGGCAGCCCGTTCAGCGATTACGGCGTCTACGGCTGCACTCAGGGCCCCCGTCTGGAAACCGCCGCCGAAATCCTGCGACTGGAGCGCGACGGCTGTGACATCGTCGGGATGACCGGCATGCCAGAGGCTGCGCTCGCGCGTGAGCTTGAGCTGAATTACGCCTGCCTCGCGCTGGTGGTGAACCCCGCAGCGGGCAAATCGTCCTCCGTGATCACCATGGCTGAGATTGATCAGGCCCTTCAAAAGGGCATCGGCACGGTCAAGTCGGTGCTGGCGCGGGTTTTGAACGCGGCCTGA
- the nagZ gene encoding beta-N-acetylhexosaminidase: MHGSLMVDIAGTWLTSDDRQFLRQPEVGGLIIFARNIESPRQVRELSASIRAIRPDLLLAVDQEGGRVQRLRQGFVRLPAMRAIADNPNAEFLAEQCGWLMATEVLAVGIDLSFAPVLDLDYQRSAVVGSRAFEGDPERAALLAGAFIKGMSDAGMAATGKHFPGHGWAEADSHVAIPTDERSLETLRANDLVPFARLSKQLAAVMPAHVIYPQIDNQPAGFSRRWLQDILRGELGFDGVIFSDDLSMAGAHVVGDAASRIEAALTAGCDMGLVCNDRAAAELALSAAQRMKITPHARIARMRGQGLATTEYRQHPRWLAALTALRAAQLID; this comes from the coding sequence CTGCATGGCTCCCTGATGGTGGATATCGCCGGTACCTGGCTGACGTCCGACGACCGTCAGTTTCTGCGTCAGCCCGAAGTGGGCGGCCTGATCATTTTCGCGCGCAACATCGAGAGTCCACGGCAGGTCCGTGAGCTAAGCGCGTCCATTCGTGCGATTCGTCCTGACCTGCTGTTGGCAGTCGATCAGGAAGGCGGGCGGGTTCAACGTCTGCGCCAGGGTTTCGTCCGTTTGCCTGCGATGCGGGCGATTGCGGACAACCCGAATGCCGAATTCCTCGCCGAGCAATGCGGCTGGCTGATGGCGACCGAAGTGTTGGCAGTCGGGATCGACCTGAGTTTCGCCCCGGTGCTGGACTTGGATTATCAGCGCAGTGCCGTGGTGGGCAGTCGTGCGTTCGAAGGCGATCCGGAGCGCGCAGCGCTGTTGGCTGGCGCGTTTATCAAAGGCATGAGCGACGCGGGCATGGCCGCGACCGGCAAACATTTCCCTGGCCACGGTTGGGCAGAAGCCGACTCTCACGTCGCGATTCCCACCGACGAGCGCAGCCTCGAAACCCTCAGGGCCAATGACCTGGTGCCATTCGCCCGCTTGAGCAAACAGCTGGCGGCCGTGATGCCCGCCCACGTCATTTACCCACAAATCGACAATCAACCCGCTGGCTTTTCACGCCGCTGGTTGCAGGACATCCTGCGTGGCGAGCTGGGCTTTGACGGGGTGATTTTCAGCGATGACCTGTCCATGGCAGGTGCGCATGTGGTGGGCGACGCCGCGAGCCGCATCGAAGCGGCACTGACCGCAGGCTGTGACATGGGGCTGGTGTGCAACGACCGCGCGGCCGCCGAGCTGGCACTGAGCGCTGCACAACGGATGAAGATCACGCCACACGCACGTATAGCTCGCATGCGCGGTCAGGGCTTGGCCACCACCGAATACCGTCAACATCCCCGCTGGCTCGCGGCGCTGACAGCGCTGCGTGCGGCTCAACTGATCGACTGA
- a CDS encoding TetR family transcriptional regulator — protein sequence MAQSETVERILDAAEQLFAEKGFAETSLRLITSKASVNLAAVNYHFGSKKALIQAVFSRFLGPFCASLDKELERRQAKPEHKPTLEELLEILVEQALVVQPRSGNDLSIFMRLLGLAFSQSQGHLRRYLEDMYGKVFRRYMVLVNEAAPRIPPIELFWRVHFMLGAAAFSMSGIKALRAIAETDFGVNTSIEQVMRLMVPFLAAGMRAETGVTDAAMISAQLKPRSKSSTPAPAKV from the coding sequence ATGGCTCAGTCGGAAACAGTTGAACGAATTCTGGATGCTGCGGAGCAGCTGTTTGCGGAGAAAGGATTTGCCGAAACCTCGTTGCGGCTGATTACCAGCAAGGCGTCGGTCAATCTGGCGGCGGTGAATTATCACTTCGGTTCCAAGAAGGCGCTGATTCAGGCCGTGTTCTCGCGCTTTCTGGGGCCGTTTTGCGCCAGCCTCGACAAGGAGCTGGAACGTCGGCAAGCCAAGCCCGAACACAAGCCTACCCTTGAAGAGTTGCTGGAAATTCTCGTCGAGCAAGCGCTGGTAGTGCAACCCCGAAGCGGCAATGATTTGTCGATTTTCATGCGCCTGCTGGGCTTGGCGTTCAGTCAGAGCCAAGGCCACCTGCGGCGTTATCTCGAAGACATGTACGGCAAGGTGTTCCGCCGCTACATGGTTCTGGTCAACGAAGCCGCCCCCCGTATTCCTCCCATCGAACTGTTCTGGCGCGTGCACTTCATGCTCGGCGCGGCCGCGTTCAGCATGTCCGGCATCAAAGCACTGCGAGCGATTGCCGAGACCGACTTCGGTGTCAACACCTCGATTGAGCAGGTCATGCGTTTGATGGTGCCGTTCCTGGCAGCCGGCATGCGTGCCGAAACCGGTGTCACCGACGCGGCGATGATCAGCGCGCAGCTCAAGCCCCGTAGCAAGAGTTCAACCCCGGCGCCCGCCAAGGTCTGA
- the lexA gene encoding transcriptional repressor LexA, with protein sequence MIKLTSRQAEILDFIKRCLEDNGYPPTRAEIAQELGFKSPNAAEEHLKALARKGAIEMTPGASRGIRIPDFEAKADDSGLPIIGRVAAGAPILAQQHIEESLAINPAFFHPSADYLLRVHGMSMKDVGILDGDLLAVHTTREARNGQIVVARIGDEVTVKRFKREGNKVWLIAENPEFAPIEVNLKDQDLVIEGLSVGVIRR encoded by the coding sequence ATGATCAAACTGACGTCACGCCAAGCTGAAATCCTGGACTTCATCAAACGCTGTCTGGAAGACAACGGCTACCCGCCTACCCGTGCGGAAATCGCTCAGGAACTGGGGTTCAAATCCCCCAACGCCGCTGAAGAACACCTCAAGGCCTTGGCCCGCAAAGGCGCCATTGAAATGACCCCGGGCGCGTCCCGTGGCATTCGCATTCCTGACTTCGAAGCCAAGGCAGACGACAGCGGCCTGCCGATCATCGGTCGTGTTGCCGCAGGTGCCCCTATTCTCGCCCAGCAGCACATCGAAGAATCCCTGGCCATCAACCCTGCCTTCTTTCATCCGAGTGCCGACTATCTGTTGCGTGTTCACGGCATGAGCATGAAGGACGTCGGCATTCTTGACGGCGACCTGCTGGCCGTTCACACCACCCGCGAAGCCCGAAACGGCCAGATCGTCGTGGCGCGGATCGGCGATGAAGTGACCGTTAAACGCTTCAAGCGGGAAGGCAACAAAGTCTGGTTGATCGCTGAAAACCCTGAATTCGCCCCCATCGAAGTCAACCTGAAAGATCAGGACCTGGTCATCGAAGGGCTGAGCGTCGGCGTGATTCGCCGCTAA
- the sulA gene encoding SOS-induced cell division inhibitor SulA: MQFPQTPQQHAQLPLFEAFMAPAMPLLDVPLLQIPVLEDVVEAPWSNEPEVFSELSLRGAAGNCLNLLAPILRDLSQDRNDRWLTLIAPPSSVTQAWLRDAGLNRERIILMHPRGTQSALELTREALRLGRSHTVVSWINPLPSTARQQLISAARVGDAQSLNIRLG; encoded by the coding sequence ATGCAGTTCCCACAGACACCGCAACAACATGCACAACTGCCGCTGTTCGAAGCCTTCATGGCCCCTGCCATGCCGCTGCTCGACGTGCCGCTGCTCCAGATTCCGGTCCTCGAAGACGTCGTCGAGGCCCCGTGGAGCAACGAACCCGAAGTCTTCAGTGAATTGTCGTTGCGCGGCGCTGCCGGAAACTGCCTGAACCTCCTCGCGCCGATCTTGCGCGACCTGAGCCAGGACCGAAACGATCGCTGGTTGACGCTGATCGCGCCACCGTCGAGCGTGACACAAGCCTGGCTACGAGACGCGGGCCTGAACCGGGAACGCATTATCCTGATGCACCCGAGAGGCACGCAAAGCGCGCTGGAGCTGACACGGGAAGCCTTGCGACTGGGCCGCAGCCACACCGTTGTGAGCTGGATCAACCCGCTGCCAAGCACCGCGCGCCAGCAATTGATCAGCGCAGCGCGTGTCGGGGATGCACAAAGTTTGAATATTCGCCTGGGCTGA
- a CDS encoding DUF6586 family protein, which yields MAHELYTRTNQKLFFAGLALESMAKAKESRAMNAQGLEQAERESAIFHLYGALLGLCHEIAGFYRLPNANTARAEDLLTPQVLEAIAIPEMGELVELAQQRETWLAQLLASYNALFQPPRAPKKPKGDVTQPLIISVGAEDEVEPELTREEMESWRQQLKSLAIRFREGLSEC from the coding sequence ATGGCTCACGAACTCTATACCCGCACCAACCAAAAGCTGTTCTTCGCAGGCTTGGCGCTCGAATCCATGGCCAAGGCGAAAGAAAGCCGCGCCATGAACGCCCAAGGGCTTGAGCAGGCGGAACGCGAGTCGGCAATCTTTCATCTCTATGGTGCGCTGCTGGGTTTGTGCCATGAAATTGCGGGTTTCTATCGCCTGCCCAACGCCAACACGGCCCGCGCCGAGGACTTGCTCACTCCTCAAGTGCTGGAAGCCATCGCAATCCCTGAAATGGGTGAGTTGGTGGAATTGGCTCAGCAGCGCGAAACCTGGCTGGCGCAACTGCTGGCGTCCTACAACGCGCTGTTTCAGCCGCCTCGCGCGCCGAAAAAACCCAAAGGCGATGTGACCCAACCGTTGATCATTTCCGTGGGCGCCGAAGACGAAGTCGAGCCCGAACTGACTCGCGAAGAAATGGAAAGCTGGCGCCAACAGCTGAAAAGCCTGGCGATTCGATTCCGTGAAGGGCTGAGCGAGTGTTAA